The DNA segment AGGAGCGTGTTGCGGACGGCTATCGCGAATCGCTGGCACGCGATTCGCGCGTTCGCCTTCCACGTGGCGCAGACTCCGGCCCGGCCGGCTGAGCTCGGTTCGATGTGCAGGAGATGTGCCGGAGGCTGCTCGCGGGGACGGGGGTGCGCACGCTATCTGCCGGGGATCTCCTGCAGATCGGACGGTGGCGGTTCCGGAATCCGGTCGAGGAAGGCGTGGCGCGGACGGCGGAGATCGGCGGGACCTGGGAACCGGGGGAGCGGCGGCGTCCGGCCGCGCGGCGCGCGTACGATGGGGCTCGTGCCTGCTGTGAATCTGGGTTTGCCCAAGGTCCCCGTGACCCTCGCCCCTCGCCGGAAGACCCGTCAGATCAAGGTCGGGAAGGTGCTGGTCGGCGGCGACGCCCCGGTCAGCGTGCAGTCGATGTGCACCACCCCGACCACGAACATCAACGCGACGCTCCAGCAGATCGCCGAGCTGACCGCCTCCGGCTGCGACATCGTGCGCGTCGCCGTGCCGAGCCGCGACGACGCGGAGGCGCTGCCGATCATCGCGAAGAAGAGCCAGATCCCGGTCATCGCGGACATCCACTTCCAGCCGAACTACGTCTACGCCGCGATCGACGCGGGCTGCGCGGCCGTCCGGGTGAACCCGGGCAACATCCGCAAGTTCGACGACCAGGTCGGCAAGATCGCCGCCGCCGCGAAGGCCGCGGGCGTCTCCATCCGCATCGGCGTCAACGCGGGCTCGCTCGAGCCCAGCCTGCTGCAGAAGTACGGCAAGGCCACCCCTGAGGCGCTCGTCGAGAGCGCCGTCTGGGAGGCGAGCCTCTTCGAGGAGCACGACTTCCACGACTTCAAGATCTCGGTCAAGCACAACGACCCGGTGATCATGGTCCAGGCCTACCGCCAGCTCGCCGAGCGCGGCGACTGGCCGCTGCACCTCGGCGTCACCGAGGCCGGCCCCGAGTTCCAGGGCACGATCAAGTCGGCGACGGCGTTCGGCATCCTGCTCGGCGAGGGCATCGGCGACACCATCCGCGTCTCGCTCTCCGCTCCGCCCGCGCAGGAGGTCAAGGTCGGCCTGCAGATCCTGCAGTCGCTCAACCTCCGCGAGCGCAAGCTCGAGATCGTCTCCTGCCCGAGCTGCGGCCGCGCGCAGGTCGACGTCTACACGCTCGCCAACGACGTGACCGCCGGCCTCGAGGGCATGAGCGTCCCGCTCCGCGTGGCCGTCATGGGCTGCGTCGTCAACGGACCGGGCGAGGCCCGCGAGGCCGACCTCGGCGTCGCCTCCGGCAACGGCAAGGGCCAGATCTTCGTCAAGGGCGAGGTCATCAAGACCGTCCCCGAGTCCGAGATCGTCAAGACGCTCATCGAGGAGGCCAACCGCCTGGCCGCCGAGATGCCCGCCGACGACACCTCGACCGGCTCCCCGGTGGTCGTCGTCTCGAAGTGACCGCGGGCGGCGGACCGGCACGCGCCCGGTCCGCCGCCACCCCGGTCCGCGCGGGACAGCCCGCCGCGGACTCCGGATAGGATCGTCCCTCGTGGTTACCCGTCTCTCGCACCTGTTCGTCCGCACCCTCCGAGAGGATCCGGCCGACGCCGAGGTCGCGAGCCACCGCCTCCTGGTCCGGGCCGGCTACATCCGCCGTCAGGCCCCCGGCGTCTTCGCCTGGCTGCCCCTCGGTCTGAAGGTGAAGCGCCGCATCGAGGCGATCATCCACGCCGAGATGGCGGCCGCCGGTGCGCAGGAGGTCCACTTCCCCGGGCTGCTGCCCCGCGAGCCCTACGAGCTCTCCGGCCGCTGGACCGAGTACGGCGACGGCGTCTTCCGCCTGAAGGACCGCAAGGACGCGGACTACATGCTGGCGCCGACGCACGAGGAGTTCTTCACCCTCCTGGTGAAGGACCTCTACTCGTCCTACAAGGACCTGCCGCTCTCGCTCTACCAGATCCAGGACAAGTACCGCGACGAGGCGCGCCCCCGCGCCGGCCTCCTGCGCGGCCGCGAGTTCACCATGAAGGACGCCTACTCCTTCGACTACACCGACGCCGGTCTCGACGCGAGCTACCAGGTGCAGCGCGACGCCTACGAGCGGATCTTCGCGCGCCTCGGCCTCGAGTACGTGATCGTGCAGGCGGACGCCGGCGCGATGGGCGGCTCGCGCAGCGAGGAGTTCCTGCACCCGACCCCGGTCGGCGAGGACACCTTCGTGCGCTCGGCCGGCGGCTACGCGGCCAACGTCGAGGCGTACCGGACGCCCGTGCCCGAGGCGCTGCCCGTGGACGGACTCGCCGAGGCGCGCGTCTTCGACTCGCCCGGCACCCCGACCATCCAGTCGCTCGTCGACCTCGCCAACGCCCAGGAGCCGCGCGCCGACGGCCGCGCCTGGACCGCCGGCGACACGCTCAAGAACGTCGTCCTCGCGCTGACCGCGCTCGACGGGACCCGCGAGCTCGTCGTCGTCGGGCTGCCCGGCGACCGGGACGTCGACCTCAAGCGCGCCGAGGTCGCCTTCGCCCCCGCCGAGGTCGAGGCCGCGACCGAGGAGGACTTCGCGAAGCACCCCGCGCTGGTCAAGGGCTACATCGGCCCGTGGTCGGCCGAGGGCGCCGTCCTGGGGGAGGAGTCCGCGAGCGGCATCCGCTTCCTGCTCGACCCCCGCGTCGTCGAGGGCACCTCCTGGATCACCGGGGCGAACATCGCCGGGAAGCACGTGCTCGACCTCGTCGCCGGCCGCGACTTCTCCGGCGACGGCGTCGTCGAGGTGGCCGACGTCCGCAGCGGCGACCCCGCTCCCGACGGCTCCGGCCCGATCGAGACCGCCCGCGGCATGGAGATCGGCCACGTCTTCCAGCTCGGCCGCAAGTACGCGGACGTCCTCGGCCTCAAGGTCCTCGACGAGAACGGCAAGCTCGTCACGGTCACCATGGGCTCCTACGGCATCGGCGTGACCCGGATCCTCGCGATCATCGCCGAGAGCAACCACGACGACCGCGGGCTGATCTGGCCCGAGAACGTCGCGCCGTTCGACGTGCACGTGATCGCGACCGGCAAGGACCCGGCGGCGCTCGCGCTCGCGGAGTCTGTCGGCGCCTCGCTCGAGGCCGCGGGCCGCGACGTGCTGATCGACGACCGGCCCAAGGTCTCGCCGGGCGTCAAGTTCGGCGACGCCGAGCTGATCGGCGTGCCGCTGATCGTCATCGCCGGCCGAAGCGCCGCCGACGGCATCGTCGAGCTCTGGGACCGGCGCACCGGCGAGCGTGAGCAGCTGCCCGCCGCCGAGGCGCTCGCCCGCCTCGGAGCCTGAGCGGCTCCGGTCCCTCCGTCCCGTCCGCCCTCAGCGCGGTCGGTTATGCTCAATGGTCCCGACGCGCGGGCCCGGCTCCGGCCGTGGCGCCGCCGGCGTCGGACCGTTTTTCGACGTGGTCGCGCTGCGCCGCCACGCCCCAAGTGAATAGAGAGAAAGGCCCGCCCATGGACATCGACCTGAGCGTTCTGCGCCTGCTGGAGCGCGAGCGCGAGATCCCCTTCGAGGAACTCGTGCAGATCATCGAGCAGGCGATCCTCACCGCCTACCTCAAGCACATCGGCCAGGCGGACGACGCCGACAAGGCCACCGCCGTGGACGCCCGCGTGCACCTCGACCGCAAGACCGGGCACGTCAGCGTGTTCGTCCCCGAGATCGACGAGGAGGGCGCCGTCGTCGGCGAGTCCGAGGACTCGCCGCGCGACTTCGGCCGCATCGCGGCCTTCGCCGCCAAGCAGGTCATCAACCAGCGGCTGCGCGACATCGGCGACGAGAAGGTCCTCGGCGAGTTCAAGGGCCGCGAGGGCGACATCGTCGCCGGCGTCATCCAGCAGGGCCCCAACCCGAAGATGATCCACGTCGACCTCGGCTCGATCGAGGCGATCCTCTCCCCCGAGGAGCAGGTGCCCGGAGAGGACTACAGCCACGGCCGCCGCATCCGCGTCTACGTGACGAGCGTCAGCCGCGGCCCGAAGGGTCCCTCGGTCCAGGTCTCGCGGACGCACCCGTCGCTCGTCCGCAAGCTCTTCGCCCTCGAGGTCCCGGAGATCGCGTCCGGCGTCGTCGAGATCGTCTCGCTCGCCCGCGAGGCCGGCCACCGCACCAAGATCGCCGTGCGGGCGACCGAGCCGGGCGTCAACGCCAAGGGCGCGTGCATCGGCGAGCTCGGCCAGCGCGTGCGCGCGGTGACCGCGGAGCTGAACAACGAGAAGATCGACATCGTCGACTACTCCTCCGACCTGCCGACCTTCGTCGCCAGCGCGCTCTCGCCCGCCAAGGTGACCAGCGCCTTCGTGATCGACCAGAGCCTCAAGGCCGTCCGCGCCCTCGTGCCGGACTACCAGCTCTCGCTCGCGATCGGCAAGGAGGGCCAGAACGCCCGACTCGCCGCCAAGCTCACCGGCGCCAAGATCGACATCCAGCCCGATTCGGTGATGGACGGGGAGTGATCCCCGCTGTCGGCGGTGCGGGGAGGCGCTCCCGGGAACGAGGGAGTACAGTGGAACCCGTCAGAACGTGCGTCGGCTGCCGTCTGCGCGCCCCAAGGGCCTCACTTCTGAGGCTCGTCCTCCCCTCGAACGTCCTCGTGGTAGACCCGCGGGGTGTCCGTGCTGGGCGGGGAGCGTGGCTGCACGACGCGTACGACTGCTACGAGCTCGCGGTGAAGCGCCGCGCGTTCAGCAGGGCGTTCCGGACGCGCGAGAGCGTGGACGCGAGCGCCGTGGAGCAGTACGTCACCCGTGACCTGACCGGCTCGGCTCCTCACCCTGAGGAACCGGCCAGGCGAACGATCACACCGCAGAGAGAACAGGCAGAACGGCCCGTGAACTGATCATGAGCAACGACTGATGAGCGGCTCGAAATGAGATCCGTCCGTTTGTGATGGCCTGCCCCGTCTTGGGCGCAGGTCCGAGACAGGAGAGAAGTGGCTAAACCACGCGTGCACGAGATCGCCGCCGAACTCGGCGTCGACAGCAAGGTCGCACTTGCGAAGTTGAAAGAACTGGGCGAGTTCGTCAAGGGACCGTCCTCCAGCATCGAACCCCCCGTCGCCCGCAAGCTCCGCCAGGCCCTCCAGGGCAGCGCGAGCACGGGTGCATCGTCGACCCCGTCGGCGCCCGCCGCCGGCACCGCCCGGCCCGGGGCTCCCCGCCCCTCGGGTGCCCGCCCCTCCGCGCCGATGCCCGGCCCGGCCAAGCCGCCCGCTCCGGCGCCGGCTCCGCCGATGTCGGTCGCCGAGCGTCAGGCGGCCGCTCAGGCCGCCCAGGAGGCCGCGGCCGCGGCTCGCGCCCAGGCCGCTGCGAACGCCCCCGCCGCTCCGGCTCCGACCGAGGCCGCCGCTCCGGCGCCCGCGGCCGAGAAGCCCGCTGCAGCGACCCCCGCCGCCTCGCCCGCCACCCCCGGCGGACCGAAGCCGGCGACCCCGCGTCCGGCCCCGGCGGCAGCCCCGCCGAAGTCCGGCGGCAGCAGCTCCGCTCCCGGCGGCTCCAGCCGTCCCGGTGGCGCCCCGCGTCCGGGCAACAACCCCTTCGCGAGCAACCAGGGCATGGGCCAGCGTCCCGCGACGCCCCCGCGCCCGGGCAACAACCCGTTCGCCAGCTCGCAGGGCATGGGCTCGCGCCCGACGCCCAGCAACATCCCCCGTCCCGCGGCTCCCCGCCCCGGTGCGCCCCGACCCGGTGGACCCGGCATGGGCCAGCGCCCCGCCGGCTTTGGCCAGCGTCCCGGCGGTCCCGGTGGCGGAGCCGGTCGTCCCGGCGGCCCCGGCCGTCCGGCCGGCGGCGGCTTCCAGCGTCCCGGCGGCGCCCCTGGAGCGGGTGGCGGCTTCGCCCCTCGTCCCGGTGGCGGCGGCGGTCGCGGTCGCGGCCCCGGCGGTGGCACCGCTGGTGCCTTCGGTCGCGGTGGCGGCAAGAGCAAGGCCCGCAAGTCGAAGCGCACGAAGCGTCAGGAGTTCGAGCTCAGGGAGGCCCCGTCGCTCGGCGGCGTCAGCGTCCCCCGCGGCGACGGCAAGACGGTCATCCGTCTGCGCCGCGGCGCGTCGATCTCGGACTTCGC comes from the Rathayibacter festucae DSM 15932 genome and includes:
- the ispG gene encoding flavodoxin-dependent (E)-4-hydroxy-3-methylbut-2-enyl-diphosphate synthase, translating into MPAVNLGLPKVPVTLAPRRKTRQIKVGKVLVGGDAPVSVQSMCTTPTTNINATLQQIAELTASGCDIVRVAVPSRDDAEALPIIAKKSQIPVIADIHFQPNYVYAAIDAGCAAVRVNPGNIRKFDDQVGKIAAAAKAAGVSIRIGVNAGSLEPSLLQKYGKATPEALVESAVWEASLFEEHDFHDFKISVKHNDPVIMVQAYRQLAERGDWPLHLGVTEAGPEFQGTIKSATAFGILLGEGIGDTIRVSLSAPPAQEVKVGLQILQSLNLRERKLEIVSCPSCGRAQVDVYTLANDVTAGLEGMSVPLRVAVMGCVVNGPGEAREADLGVASGNGKGQIFVKGEVIKTVPESEIVKTLIEEANRLAAEMPADDTSTGSPVVVVSK
- a CDS encoding proline--tRNA ligase codes for the protein MVTRLSHLFVRTLREDPADAEVASHRLLVRAGYIRRQAPGVFAWLPLGLKVKRRIEAIIHAEMAAAGAQEVHFPGLLPREPYELSGRWTEYGDGVFRLKDRKDADYMLAPTHEEFFTLLVKDLYSSYKDLPLSLYQIQDKYRDEARPRAGLLRGREFTMKDAYSFDYTDAGLDASYQVQRDAYERIFARLGLEYVIVQADAGAMGGSRSEEFLHPTPVGEDTFVRSAGGYAANVEAYRTPVPEALPVDGLAEARVFDSPGTPTIQSLVDLANAQEPRADGRAWTAGDTLKNVVLALTALDGTRELVVVGLPGDRDVDLKRAEVAFAPAEVEAATEEDFAKHPALVKGYIGPWSAEGAVLGEESASGIRFLLDPRVVEGTSWITGANIAGKHVLDLVAGRDFSGDGVVEVADVRSGDPAPDGSGPIETARGMEIGHVFQLGRKYADVLGLKVLDENGKLVTVTMGSYGIGVTRILAIIAESNHDDRGLIWPENVAPFDVHVIATGKDPAALALAESVGASLEAAGRDVLIDDRPKVSPGVKFGDAELIGVPLIVIAGRSAADGIVELWDRRTGEREQLPAAEALARLGA
- the nusA gene encoding transcription termination factor NusA; amino-acid sequence: MDIDLSVLRLLEREREIPFEELVQIIEQAILTAYLKHIGQADDADKATAVDARVHLDRKTGHVSVFVPEIDEEGAVVGESEDSPRDFGRIAAFAAKQVINQRLRDIGDEKVLGEFKGREGDIVAGVIQQGPNPKMIHVDLGSIEAILSPEEQVPGEDYSHGRRIRVYVTSVSRGPKGPSVQVSRTHPSLVRKLFALEVPEIASGVVEIVSLAREAGHRTKIAVRATEPGVNAKGACIGELGQRVRAVTAELNNEKIDIVDYSSDLPTFVASALSPAKVTSAFVIDQSLKAVRALVPDYQLSLAIGKEGQNARLAAKLTGAKIDIQPDSVMDGE
- a CDS encoding YlxR family protein gives rise to the protein MEPVRTCVGCRLRAPRASLLRLVLPSNVLVVDPRGVRAGRGAWLHDAYDCYELAVKRRAFSRAFRTRESVDASAVEQYVTRDLTGSAPHPEEPARRTITPQREQAERPVN